A stretch of the Balneolales bacterium ANBcel1 genome encodes the following:
- the polX gene encoding DNA polymerase/3'-5' exonuclease PolX, protein MPDPVKKDEVVALLEEIGTLMRLSGENEFRAMAFDRAARSIENMDDDINLLIEEHRLTDLKGVGKSIADDIYAFAEIGQVPVREKLRKQVPQGLFRWLDISGMGPKKIYKIHKELGITELSELKERCEDGSVAALPGMGKKSAEKILTSIDWMEQFAERCRIDEAAVIAESFLENLKHADGVEQISIAGSLRRAGETIGDIDILVAAGEDASERIMEQFVTDERVVEVLGHGSTKSSVRTREGRQVDLRIVAPAHFAPALMYFTGSKEHNVAMRRRARERDLQLNEYGLFHQNSEKQADFERPLSTGSEADLYRHLGLGFIPPELREDHGEFELADGGKEPDLVAESDIMGILHAHSTWSDGRASIREMAEACIERGYRYLSITDHSRSAAYAGGLSIDRVHEQWKEIDLLNDEFDKSGTGFRVLKGIESDILSDGSLDYPNDVLSGFDVVIGSVHSGLDQPPEKMLDRLKRAAAHPLIHIIGHPTGRLLLQRDGNKADLNQLIPFAAEHHTAIEINANPRRLDLDWRYGRKAREAGMMSAICPDAHTIEGLDHVRYGIGTARKAGFPARQILNAMPLDGLMNWLGRKK, encoded by the coding sequence ATGCCCGACCCTGTTAAAAAGGATGAAGTTGTCGCACTGCTCGAGGAAATCGGTACGCTCATGCGCCTCTCCGGCGAAAATGAGTTCCGCGCCATGGCGTTCGACCGCGCCGCCCGTTCCATAGAAAACATGGACGATGACATCAATCTACTTATTGAGGAGCATCGTCTTACAGACTTAAAAGGCGTAGGGAAGTCCATAGCAGATGACATTTATGCGTTTGCGGAAATCGGGCAGGTACCGGTGCGGGAAAAGCTTCGCAAGCAGGTGCCGCAGGGCCTTTTTCGGTGGCTGGATATCTCAGGTATGGGTCCCAAGAAAATCTACAAGATCCACAAGGAGCTGGGCATTACCGAATTGTCGGAGTTGAAAGAGCGCTGCGAGGACGGGTCGGTGGCCGCCTTGCCGGGCATGGGAAAAAAATCCGCCGAGAAGATCCTCACATCGATCGACTGGATGGAGCAGTTTGCCGAGCGCTGCCGGATAGATGAAGCGGCGGTGATTGCCGAAAGTTTTCTTGAGAATTTGAAACACGCCGACGGGGTGGAGCAGATCTCCATAGCGGGATCCCTCAGGCGGGCGGGCGAAACCATAGGCGACATCGACATCCTCGTCGCCGCCGGGGAAGACGCCTCAGAGCGGATCATGGAACAATTTGTAACGGACGAGCGGGTGGTCGAGGTACTGGGACACGGTTCCACGAAAAGCTCGGTGCGCACACGGGAAGGCCGCCAGGTGGACCTGCGCATTGTCGCACCCGCACATTTCGCCCCCGCGCTGATGTATTTTACCGGCAGCAAAGAGCATAACGTGGCTATGCGCCGGCGCGCCCGCGAACGAGACCTGCAGCTCAATGAGTATGGCCTGTTCCATCAGAATTCGGAAAAACAGGCCGACTTTGAGCGGCCTCTGAGTACCGGCAGCGAAGCTGATCTATACCGGCACCTCGGGCTCGGCTTTATTCCGCCCGAGCTCCGGGAGGATCACGGCGAATTTGAACTCGCCGACGGCGGCAAGGAGCCGGATCTTGTTGCCGAATCGGATATCATGGGCATCCTCCATGCCCACTCCACCTGGAGCGACGGCCGGGCATCAATTCGCGAAATGGCCGAGGCCTGCATCGAACGCGGATACCGCTATCTTTCGATCACCGACCATTCCCGTTCGGCTGCCTATGCCGGGGGACTCTCCATCGATCGCGTCCATGAACAGTGGAAGGAAATCGACCTGCTCAACGACGAGTTCGATAAAAGCGGCACCGGGTTTCGTGTTCTGAAGGGCATTGAATCGGACATCCTCTCTGACGGGAGCCTGGATTATCCGAATGATGTTCTCAGTGGCTTTGACGTGGTGATCGGAAGCGTGCACTCCGGTCTGGATCAGCCGCCGGAGAAAATGCTCGACCGGCTGAAACGGGCCGCGGCTCATCCGCTGATCCACATAATCGGACATCCTACCGGCAGGTTGCTGCTCCAGCGCGACGGCAACAAGGCCGACCTCAACCAACTCATCCCGTTTGCCGCCGAACACCATACGGCGATAGAGATCAATGCCAACCCCAGGCGCCTTGACCTCGACTGGCGCTATGGCCGAAAAGCGAGAGAAGCGGGCATGATGAGCGCGATTTGTCCGGATGCCCATACCATTGAAGGGCTGGACCATGTCCGATACGGAATCGGCACCGCACGGAAAGCCGGCTTCCCGGCCCGGCAGATTCTCAATGCCATGCCTCTTGATGGGCTGATGAACTGGCTTGGACGAAAAAAGTAG